One window of Triticum dicoccoides isolate Atlit2015 ecotype Zavitan chromosome 5A, WEW_v2.0, whole genome shotgun sequence genomic DNA carries:
- the LOC119297052 gene encoding glucan endo-1,3-beta-glucosidase 5-like, whose protein sequence is MLSAATLPAVHNMQAALVKAGLARQVRVTVPLNADVYESLDGRPSSGDFRPDITALMTSLVRFLLDSGGVLAINIYPFLSMDADANFPRDYAFFPAPGAPPSQASVQDGNVLYTNVFDANYDTLVAALKKHGLGNITVVVGEIGWPTDGDANANAAGAHKFNQGLFDRIVAGKGTPRRPQMPDVYMFALLDKDAKSVDPGNFERHWGVFNYDGSPKYALRLAGGKGIVPAKGVRYLSKQWCVLRPDASPTDPAIIGAVGYACQYADCTSLSPGSSCGGLDVRGNVSYAFNQFFQSASQQKGSCGFNNLSVVTTTNPSRGTCRFKIMIDTGRHDLTHQDDSGAARAAAAWGAVVAVLALLAIVAL, encoded by the coding sequence ATGCTCTCGGCGGCCACGCTCCCGGCGGTGCACAACATGCAGGCGGCGCTCGTCAAGGCCGGACTGGCCCGCCAGGTGCGCGTCACCGTGCCCCTCAACGCCGACGTCTACGAGTCGCTCGACGGCCGCCCCTCCTCGGGCGACTTCCGCCCGGACATCACGGCCCTCATGACCAGCCTCGTTCGCTTCCTCCTCGACAGCGGCGGCGTGCTGGCCATCAACATCTACCCCTTCCTCTCCATGGACGCCGACGCCAACTTCCCGCGCGACTACGCCTTCTTCCCGGCCCCCGGCGCGCCCCCCTCCCAGGCCAGCGTGCAGGACGGCAACGTGCTCTACACCAACGtcttcgacgccaactacgacaccCTCGTCGCCGCGCTCAAGAAGCACGGCCTCGGGAACATCACCGTCGTGGTGGGCGAGATCGGATGGCCCACCGACGGCGACGCCAACGCCAACGCCGCCGGAGCGCACAAGTTCAACCAGGGCCTCTTCGACCGCATCGTCGCCGGCAAGGGCACCCCGCGCCGGCCCCAGATGCCCGACGTCTACATGTTCGCGCTGCTGGACAAGGACGCCAAGAGCGTCGACCCCGGCAACTTCGAGCGCCACTGGGGCGTCTTCAACTACGACGGCTCGCCCAAGTACGCGCTCCGGCTCGCCGGCGGCAAGGGCATCGTGCCGGCCAAGGGCGTCAGGTACCTCTCCAAGCAGTGGTGCGTGCTCCGCCCCGACGCCAGCCCCACCGACCCGGCCATCATCGGCGCCGTCGGGTACGCGTGCCAGTACGCCGACTGCACCAGCCTCAGCCCCGGCTCCTCCTGCGGCGGCCTCGACGTCCGGGGCAACGTCTCCTACGCCTTCAACCAGTTCTTCCAGTCCGCCAGCCAGCAGAAGGGCTCCTGCGGCTTCAACAACCTCTCCGTGGTCACCACCACCAACCCGTCGCGGGGGACCTGCCGCTTCAAGATCATGATCGACACCGGCCGGCACGACCTCACCCACCAGGACGACTCcggcgccgccagggccgccgccgcGTGGGGCGCCGTCGTCGCCGTGCTCGCATTGCTCGCCATCGTCGCACTCtga